TCTTCCCTCGCCGGCGCAGCGGCCATGCTCAGCGCCACGTTTCAAGCCGGCATCAAGATCGACACCTTCTTCGGACTGCTGCCCGGAGTTAAAGCGTTCGTTGCTGCCGTCCTCGGCGGCATCGGTAACATCCCCGGCGCGGTCTTGGGCGGGTTCCTGATGGGGCTCACCGAAACGATGGTCGTGTGGGGTGGTGGCAGTGATTACAAGGACGCCGTCGCCTTCGTCATTCTCATCCTCGTTTTGCTGGTGCGTCCAGGCGGTCTGCTGGGCTCGGCCAAGGTGGAAAAGGTTTGAAGTTCGCGCTGATCCGGGTGGGCTCTATCGCGCTCGCGATCCTGGGGGCCTTCGCCTTTGACACGGTCGTTAAAGGAGCGCTTGACTCGTTCGCCGTACGTCTGGTCTTCTTGGCGGGACTGTACGTGACCCTCGCGGTGAGCCTGAACCTGATCAACGGCGTGACGGGCCAGTTCTCGATTGGCCACGCAGCGTTCTACCAAGTGGGGGCTTACGCAGCCGCCTACCTGTCCATCAACTACTTCGCGGGGCAATCGCTCTCGGCCCCGGTCTGGATCATCGCAATGCTCGTTGTCGGCGCGATAATGGCTTCGCTGGCAGGACTCATTGTTGGGCTTCCGAGCCTGCGGCTTCGCGGGGACTACTTGGCGATCGCGACCCTGGGCTTTGGTGAGATCATCCGCATCGTCGTCCAGAACACGCAGGAGCTCGGTGCAGCGCGCGGCCTGAGCGTCTCGCCCAAGGTAGAGGCGCCGCTCTGGCTGGCGGTGCTGTTGGCGACCGTCTGCATCGCCGTATGCCGAAACTTGCTGAAAGTTGCCCACGGGCTCACTTTCTTGGCCGTACGCGATGACGAGGTGGCGAGCTCGGCGATGGGGATCAATGTCACCAAGACCAAGGTCGTTGCGTTCTTGGTCGGCTCGGCGTTCGCCGGATCGGCCGGCGCGCTCATGGCCCACAACAGTGGTTTCATCGAGCCGAACATGTTCACGATGGAGACCTCGTTCGTGATCCTCACGATGGTGGTGCTCGGTGGCACCGGATCGATCACCGGCGCAACCATTGCCGCGATCGTCCTCAGCATCCTTCCCGAGGCGCTACGCCTCATCGACGCAGTCACGATGTCCGGCTTGATCGGCGCAACGATATCGCTGATCGGAACGGTCGTCGTGCTTCGTCATGTCGGCGAGCACTTCCACGGCAAGGCATCGCAAAAGGCGGCTCGAATCGCTGGCACCCTGGTGGGTGCCGTCGTGGTCACCTACGTGCTGAAGTTCCTACTGGGGCTTATCCCAGCGCTGGCATCGGCTTCGGTCGAAGGGTCCAAATTGCGGCTGGTCATCTTCGCGGCAACGCTCATCATGGTCATGCTGCTCCGGCCACAAGGTGTCTTCGCCCACCACGAGTTCAGTTGGAACTGGGTCCGAGGGCTGTTCCGCAAGACTTCGGAGGCGAGGGCGTGAACACTCCGATTTTGGAGCTCGACAAAGCAACGATTCAGTTCGGCGGGCTGATCGCCGTCAACCAAGTTTCGTTCACGGTGAACAAGGGCGACCTGTTCGGCCTCATCGGCCCGAACGGCGCGGGAAAGACCACTTGCTTTAATCTGGTGACCGGGGTCTACCGTCCGACTTCCGGAGTCATCCGGTTTCAGGGGCGAGAGATCGCCGGCGACAGCCCCGACAAGATCTGCTCCAAGGGGATCGCACGCACATTCCAGAACATCCGCCTCTTCAGCACGTTGTCGGTCCTGGAGAACGTCGTCGTAGGGAGTTTCCTGCGCCACAAGTCGTCCTTGGCGAGCGCGTTTCTCCACATGCCAAGTGCGATCCACGAAACCAAGGAGCTTCGCGCCGAAGCGATGCGGCTCTTGGAGATCGTCGAACTCGCAGACGATGCGAACAAGCGGGGAGTGGATCTACCGTATGGCAAGCAACGGCGACTGGAAATCGCGCGAGCCATGGCGACACAGCCTTCGCTGCTGCTGCTGGACGAACCCGCGGCAGGGATGAATCCGCAGGAATCCGAGGATCTCATGCGCACCGTCCGCCGAATCCGCGACGAGTTTGACAAGACGGTGCTACTCATCGAGCACGACATGAAGTTTGTGATGAACTTGTGCGAACGGATTGTAGTGCTTGATCACGGCGAGGAGATCGCGCAGGGTCCACCCGACTTGGTTCGAAGCAACCCGAAAGTCGTCGAAGCCTACTTGGGCGAACCCGTCTAGGGCAAGCTCGCCTTGACCTCGTCTGGGAACTCGTCAGGCTCAAGCCACTCTCGCCCCATCGGGTCTAGGAGCGTCGCAACCGCCCTCAAGGCGTACCGCTCGGTGAGCGGCATGGTCAAGGTTATCCGCTGTGCGGGCTGGATGCGGTAGCGTCCCGTCGCTTCGCGTTTGGCGATGATCTCCCACGGTACCGCGCCTTGCACATTGCCTTCAGGCAGGAACCGCCAGGTCCTCTCGATCTCAAGACGCAGGGCTGCGCCCGAAGGGATCGATTCGGGGACGAGGAACGTTGGTTCCCCACCCACCTCGGCGAAGGGTGCCTCTCGCCCACGAATCCAGCCTGGGACTCCGTAAACGAGCGTGTTCAGGGTGCGCCAAGCCTCGGGACCCAGCATGCGCGCTGGGAGCGGCGCGCCGGCGATCAATTGGTTACGCTGGCTAGCTGTGAGCGCACCGAGGGTCGCCAACACACCACGCTCCAGTGCCAGCGCGGGCAAGCCTTGCCAGCCCGGGTGGGCCAGGCTAAGCTCAACCGTCAGCATCTCTTCGCTCTCGCCTCGTTCCAAGCGGTAAAGGGCGCTGGCCCAGTCGTTCAGATCGCTCTTCCCCGCAGCAATCCCGGTCTTCAACCTTTGCATCAGCGAGCGGTCGAAGTTGGCACTACGCCCCAGCACGTGACCGTACTGGCCGACGTCACGCGAGGCGAACGCGTTCGTCGGACGCGTGAGGAGCAGCACACTCGTTGCGAAGTCGTCCCCAAGGGCGAACACGCCGGTGTCGATCACATTGTCGCGGACTTGATCAAACAGTGGACCCAAGCGCTGCGTTACGGGGTCGCCTTCTAGCGGTGCGCTGGGTTCGACGATTGCGAAGGGTTGGGTGAGCGACCTCTGCGCCCGTTCTGCGAACGCGACCATAA
The sequence above is drawn from the Chthonomonas sp. genome and encodes:
- a CDS encoding branched-chain amino acid ABC transporter permease; the encoded protein is MKFALIRVGSIALAILGAFAFDTVVKGALDSFAVRLVFLAGLYVTLAVSLNLINGVTGQFSIGHAAFYQVGAYAAAYLSINYFAGQSLSAPVWIIAMLVVGAIMASLAGLIVGLPSLRLRGDYLAIATLGFGEIIRIVVQNTQELGAARGLSVSPKVEAPLWLAVLLATVCIAVCRNLLKVAHGLTFLAVRDDEVASSAMGINVTKTKVVAFLVGSAFAGSAGALMAHNSGFIEPNMFTMETSFVILTMVVLGGTGSITGATIAAIVLSILPEALRLIDAVTMSGLIGATISLIGTVVVLRHVGEHFHGKASQKAARIAGTLVGAVVVTYVLKFLLGLIPALASASVEGSKLRLVIFAATLIMVMLLRPQGVFAHHEFSWNWVRGLFRKTSEARA
- a CDS encoding ABC transporter ATP-binding protein — translated: MLELDKATIQFGGLIAVNQVSFTVNKGDLFGLIGPNGAGKTTCFNLVTGVYRPTSGVIRFQGREIAGDSPDKICSKGIARTFQNIRLFSTLSVLENVVVGSFLRHKSSLASAFLHMPSAIHETKELRAEAMRLLEIVELADDANKRGVDLPYGKQRRLEIARAMATQPSLLLLDEPAAGMNPQESEDLMRTVRRIRDEFDKTVLLIEHDMKFVMNLCERIVVLDHGEEIAQGPPDLVRSNPKVVEAYLGEPV